One genomic region from Bradyrhizobium icense encodes:
- a CDS encoding cysteine synthase A gives MAFNKDVIEAIGNTPLIKLKHASEATGCTILGKAEFMNPGQSVKDRAGKWMILEAEKRGDLKPGGLVVESTAGNTGIGLAVVASARGYRTLILIPETQSQEKKDMLRLCGAELVEVPALPYSNPNNYQHVGRRLAAQLRKTEPNGVLFADQWNNLDNAKAHYESTGPEIWEQTGGTVDGFICSVGTGGTLAGASRFLKEKNEDIVTACADPHGFAMYELFKHGQAKSTPGDSITEGIGLGRVTPIVETAKVDDAFLISDEEAVTVIYELLEQEGLCLGGSTGINVAGAIRLAKQLGPGKTIVTILADSGGRYQSKLFNPAFMRSKNLPVPAWLEKHTKIDVPFEKV, from the coding sequence ATGGCCTTCAACAAAGACGTCATCGAAGCGATCGGCAACACGCCCCTCATCAAGCTGAAGCACGCTTCCGAAGCGACCGGCTGCACCATTCTCGGCAAGGCCGAATTCATGAATCCCGGCCAGTCGGTCAAGGACCGCGCCGGCAAATGGATGATCCTCGAAGCCGAAAAGCGCGGCGACCTCAAGCCGGGCGGGCTCGTGGTGGAATCAACCGCCGGCAACACCGGCATCGGGCTCGCCGTGGTCGCCAGCGCCCGCGGTTACCGGACGCTGATCCTGATCCCGGAAACGCAGAGCCAGGAAAAGAAGGACATGCTGCGGCTGTGCGGCGCCGAGCTCGTCGAGGTGCCGGCGCTACCCTACTCCAATCCGAACAACTATCAGCACGTCGGGCGGCGGCTCGCCGCTCAGCTTCGCAAGACCGAACCGAACGGCGTCCTGTTCGCCGACCAGTGGAACAATCTCGACAACGCCAAGGCGCACTACGAATCCACCGGACCCGAGATCTGGGAGCAGACCGGTGGCACGGTCGACGGCTTTATCTGCTCGGTCGGCACCGGCGGCACGCTCGCGGGCGCCAGCCGCTTTCTGAAGGAGAAGAACGAGGACATCGTGACCGCCTGCGCCGATCCGCACGGCTTTGCGATGTACGAGCTGTTCAAGCATGGTCAGGCAAAGTCGACGCCAGGCGACTCGATCACCGAAGGCATCGGGCTCGGCCGCGTCACGCCTATCGTCGAGACCGCAAAGGTCGATGACGCTTTCCTGATTTCCGACGAGGAAGCCGTAACGGTGATCTACGAATTGCTCGAGCAGGAAGGCCTGTGCCTCGGCGGCTCCACCGGCATCAACGTGGCGGGCGCGATCCGGCTTGCAAAACAGCTCGGACCCGGCAAGACCATCGTCACCATCCTTGCCGACTCCGGCGGCCGCTATCAGTCAAAGCTGTTCAATCCGGCATTCATGCGCTCGAAGAACCTGCCGGTGCCGGCATGGCTGGAGAAGCACACCAAGATCGACGTCCCGTTCGAGAAGGTTTAG
- a CDS encoding amino acid ABC transporter ATP-binding protein, with product MTANSIVGINALNKWYGDFHVLRDINLDVAKGERIVICGPSGSGKSTLIRCINALEEFQEGNIVVDGIDLGPNLRRVDEVRREVGMVFQSFNLFPHLTVLENCTLAPIWVRNIPKKDAEAAAMKFLERVKIPHQANKYPGQMSGGQQQRVAIARALTMNPKVMLFDEPTSALDPEMVKEVLDTMVDLAREGMTMLVVTHEMGFAREVANRVVFMDAGQVIESNTPQEFFANPQHARTKLFLSQILRH from the coding sequence ATGACCGCAAACTCGATCGTTGGCATCAACGCACTCAACAAATGGTACGGCGATTTTCACGTGCTGCGCGACATCAACCTCGATGTCGCCAAGGGCGAGCGCATCGTGATCTGCGGCCCGTCGGGCTCGGGCAAGTCGACGCTGATCCGCTGCATCAACGCGCTGGAGGAATTCCAGGAAGGCAACATCGTCGTCGACGGCATCGATCTCGGGCCAAACCTGCGGCGGGTGGACGAGGTCCGGCGCGAGGTCGGCATGGTGTTCCAGAGCTTTAACCTGTTTCCGCACCTGACCGTGCTGGAGAACTGCACGCTGGCGCCGATCTGGGTGCGCAACATCCCGAAAAAGGATGCCGAAGCCGCCGCCATGAAATTCCTGGAGCGGGTCAAGATCCCGCATCAGGCCAACAAATATCCAGGCCAGATGTCCGGCGGCCAGCAGCAGCGCGTGGCGATTGCCCGCGCCCTGACCATGAACCCGAAGGTAATGCTGTTCGACGAGCCGACCTCTGCGCTCGACCCCGAAATGGTCAAGGAAGTGCTCGACACCATGGTCGACCTCGCCAGGGAAGGCATGACCATGCTGGTGGTCACCCACGAAATGGGATTTGCCCGCGAAGTCGCCAACCGCGTCGTCTTCATGGATGCGGGCCAGGTGATCGAGTCAAACACGCCGCAGGAATTTTTCGCAAATCCGCAGCACGCGCGGACGAAGCTGTTCCTGAGCCAGATCTTGCGGCATTGA
- a CDS encoding amino acid ABC transporter permease: MSDTTSSIFVRQDLVPERPAPVKTTGLIGFLRTRLFNSPTNILITIVSLLLLWVTVVPAVKFAFVDAVWIGKDRTACLPKNPGDVVGACWPFIQAKFSQFIYGFYPEPERWRVNLTFILAAILLVPLLIPRLPAKGPNAILFFLAFPVIAFFLLRGGGIGGFGVSWTAGLLSGFNDSIGDGGRKLVASGEATAIIGPLLWVIGQLIVLLSTVVGWVLLPLTWLRDQIQASGQPVWTDLAATTVIVSALLLWLGGGLRSGWRPLITCLGVFLAIAFVIAVMGLDSGGLPEVDTRLWGGLLVTLVVSVTGIVASMPVGIALALGRRSTIPLIRIFSIAFIEFWRGVPLITVLFFATYMLPLFVPAGFTIDGLMRALIGIALFAGAYQAEVIRGGLQAIPRGQAEAASALGLSWSKTTALIVMPQALRHVIPGLVNSFIALFKDTSLVSIVALFDLLGQLRASFSDPVWSTPTTLFTGFAFTGLIYFAFCFGMSRYSLFVENRLNAHRRN, encoded by the coding sequence ATGAGCGACACGACTTCATCCATTTTCGTCCGTCAGGATCTCGTGCCGGAGCGGCCGGCGCCGGTGAAGACCACCGGCCTCATCGGTTTTCTGCGCACGCGGCTGTTCAATTCTCCGACCAACATCCTGATCACGATCGTCAGCCTGTTGCTGCTATGGGTCACCGTCGTTCCGGCCGTGAAATTCGCGTTCGTCGATGCAGTCTGGATCGGCAAGGACCGCACTGCCTGCCTTCCGAAAAACCCGGGCGACGTGGTCGGCGCCTGCTGGCCCTTCATTCAGGCCAAGTTCTCGCAGTTCATCTACGGATTCTATCCGGAGCCGGAACGCTGGCGGGTCAATTTGACATTCATTCTTGCCGCGATCCTCTTGGTGCCGCTGTTGATTCCGCGTTTGCCGGCCAAGGGGCCGAACGCCATTTTGTTTTTCCTGGCGTTTCCCGTCATTGCCTTCTTCCTGCTGCGCGGCGGTGGCATCGGCGGCTTCGGCGTGAGCTGGACGGCCGGGCTTCTCTCGGGCTTCAACGACAGTATCGGCGATGGCGGCAGGAAGCTGGTGGCCTCCGGCGAGGCGACGGCCATCATCGGACCGCTGCTATGGGTCATCGGCCAGCTGATCGTGCTGCTGAGTACGGTGGTTGGCTGGGTGCTGCTGCCGCTGACCTGGCTGCGCGACCAGATCCAGGCCTCCGGCCAGCCGGTCTGGACGGATCTCGCCGCGACCACGGTGATCGTTTCGGCGCTGCTGTTATGGCTTGGTGGCGGCTTGCGCTCCGGTTGGCGTCCGCTCATCACCTGCCTTGGGGTCTTTCTCGCCATTGCCTTCGTGATCGCGGTGATGGGGCTCGACAGCGGTGGACTTCCGGAGGTGGATACGCGGTTGTGGGGCGGCCTGCTGGTGACGCTGGTAGTGTCCGTCACCGGCATCGTCGCCTCGATGCCGGTCGGCATTGCGCTCGCGCTCGGGCGGCGCTCGACCATCCCGCTGATCCGGATTTTCTCGATCGCCTTCATCGAATTCTGGCGCGGCGTACCGCTGATCACCGTGCTGTTCTTTGCAACCTACATGCTGCCATTGTTCGTTCCGGCCGGTTTCACCATCGACGGGCTGATGCGCGCCTTGATCGGCATTGCGCTGTTCGCCGGCGCCTACCAGGCCGAAGTTATCCGCGGCGGCCTGCAGGCGATTCCGCGCGGGCAGGCGGAGGCCGCGAGCGCGCTCGGCCTGTCCTGGAGCAAGACCACGGCACTCATCGTGATGCCGCAGGCGCTGCGGCACGTCATCCCCGGTCTCGTCAACAGCTTCATCGCGCTGTTCAAGGATACCTCGCTGGTCTCGATCGTCGCGCTGTTCGATCTCCTGGGGCAGCTCAGGGCTTCTTTCAGCGATCCGGTCTGGTCGACGCCGACGACGCTGTTCACTGGCTTTGCCTTTACCGGACTGATCTATTTCGCCTTCTGCTTCGGGATGTCGCGTTACTCGCTGTTCGTCGAGAACCGCCTGAACGCCCATCGGCGCAACTGA
- a CDS encoding amino acid ABC transporter permease, whose protein sequence is MAIDPRKPPSQLLPRLQKALGGRAGWSGFVLQLLFVAALAWISYEIVANARANLQAQRITAGFGFLANNAGFDVSQSLIPYSGSDPYTRVFVVGLLNTLLVSVIGIFFATLIGFLVALGRLSPNWLLARISGGYVELIRNLPLLFQILFWYLAVLAALPNPRQSISVFDSIFLSNRGLVIPKPIGEAGFEPFVVALLVAIVAAIILWRYARRQLFQSGKVIKVWPYALGMVIGLPLLSVLIFGAPVTFEVPVLRGFNFAGGSRLIPEFVALTLALSTYTAAFIAEIVRAGILSVHKGQMEAGSSLGLQRGSVLRLIVIPQAMRVILPPLTNQYLNLTKNSSLAVAIGYPDLVSVFAGTTLSQTGQAIEIIGITMGVYLLISLVTSAIMSFYGWRISRSMGG, encoded by the coding sequence ATGGCCATCGACCCCCGAAAACCACCGTCGCAGCTACTTCCCAGGCTGCAGAAGGCCCTCGGCGGCCGGGCGGGCTGGAGCGGCTTCGTGCTCCAGCTCCTGTTCGTTGCCGCGCTCGCCTGGATCTCCTACGAGATCGTTGCCAATGCCCGCGCCAACCTGCAGGCGCAGCGGATCACCGCGGGCTTCGGCTTCCTCGCGAACAATGCGGGCTTTGACGTCAGCCAGAGCCTGATCCCCTATTCGGGATCCGATCCCTACACACGCGTGTTCGTGGTTGGCCTGCTGAACACCCTGCTGGTTTCGGTGATCGGCATTTTCTTCGCCACCCTGATCGGCTTCCTCGTCGCCCTTGGCCGGCTGTCGCCGAACTGGCTGCTGGCGCGGATCTCGGGCGGTTATGTCGAACTGATCCGCAACCTGCCGCTCCTGTTCCAGATCCTGTTCTGGTATCTGGCGGTGCTGGCCGCCTTGCCCAATCCGCGGCAGAGCATTTCGGTCTTCGACAGCATCTTTCTCAGCAATCGCGGCCTCGTTATTCCGAAGCCGATCGGCGAAGCCGGCTTCGAGCCGTTCGTGGTCGCCCTGCTGGTTGCGATCGTCGCCGCGATCATATTGTGGCGATACGCACGCCGTCAGCTCTTCCAAAGCGGCAAGGTGATCAAGGTCTGGCCCTATGCGCTCGGCATGGTCATCGGCCTGCCACTGCTCAGCGTGTTGATTTTCGGGGCACCTGTCACGTTCGAGGTGCCCGTGCTCAGAGGCTTCAACTTCGCCGGCGGCTCACGCCTGATACCGGAATTCGTCGCGTTGACGCTGGCGCTGTCGACCTACACGGCGGCCTTCATTGCCGAGATCGTGCGCGCGGGCATTCTCTCCGTGCACAAGGGCCAGATGGAAGCCGGTTCCTCGCTCGGACTGCAACGCGGCTCGGTGCTGCGGCTGATCGTGATCCCGCAGGCGATGCGCGTGATCCTGCCGCCGCTCACCAACCAGTATCTCAACCTGACCAAAAACTCCTCGCTGGCGGTCGCGATCGGCTATCCCGACCTGGTTTCGGTGTTCGCCGGAACCACGCTGAGCCAGACCGGGCAGGCGATTGAAATCATCGGCATCACCATGGGCGTCTATCTCCTGATCTCGCTGGTCACCAGCGCGATCATGAGCTTCTATGGATGGCGGATCAGTCGGAGCATGGGCGGATGA
- a CDS encoding amino acid ABC transporter substrate-binding protein has protein sequence MKRVSLVVTLALAAGLSAEAASAQTLKTVKDRGMLSCGVSQGLPGFSTPDDKGNWTGIDVDICRAIAAAVFNDATKIKFVPLSAKDRFTALQSGEIDVLSRNTTWTLSRDTSLGANFTGVTYYDGQGFLVKKSLKVNSALELNSASVCVQTGTTTEQNLADYFKGNNMKYEVIAFATADETVKAYESGRCDVFTSDVSQLYAERLKVANPAEHVVLPEVISKEPLGPMVRHGDDQWFDIVKWTLYAMVGAEELGMTQKNVDEMVKSDKPEVKRAVGTDGNLGEQLGLTKDWMVRIVKAVGNYGESFERNVGSGSKLGIARGLNNLWSKGGIQYAPPIR, from the coding sequence ATGAAACGCGTATCTCTGGTTGTTACCCTTGCCCTGGCCGCCGGCCTCTCGGCCGAGGCCGCCTCGGCGCAAACCCTCAAGACGGTCAAGGACCGCGGCATGCTGTCCTGCGGGGTCAGCCAGGGCCTCCCGGGCTTCTCGACGCCGGACGACAAGGGTAACTGGACCGGCATCGACGTCGACATCTGCCGCGCGATCGCGGCGGCCGTTTTCAACGACGCCACCAAGATCAAATTCGTGCCGCTCTCGGCCAAGGACCGCTTCACTGCATTGCAGTCCGGTGAGATCGACGTTCTGTCCCGCAACACGACCTGGACGCTGTCGCGGGACACCTCGCTGGGCGCCAACTTCACCGGCGTCACCTATTATGACGGCCAGGGCTTCCTCGTGAAGAAGTCGCTGAAGGTGAATTCGGCACTGGAACTCAACAGCGCATCCGTTTGCGTGCAAACCGGCACCACGACCGAGCAGAACCTCGCCGACTACTTCAAGGGCAACAACATGAAGTATGAGGTGATCGCGTTCGCGACCGCCGACGAGACCGTCAAGGCCTATGAATCCGGCCGCTGTGACGTCTTCACTTCAGACGTCTCCCAGCTCTATGCCGAACGCCTGAAGGTCGCCAATCCGGCCGAGCACGTCGTGCTGCCCGAAGTGATCTCGAAGGAGCCGCTCGGACCGATGGTCCGTCATGGCGACGACCAGTGGTTCGACATCGTCAAGTGGACGCTGTACGCGATGGTCGGCGCCGAGGAACTCGGCATGACCCAGAAGAACGTGGATGAGATGGTCAAGTCCGACAAGCCTGAGGTCAAACGCGCCGTGGGCACCGACGGCAATCTGGGCGAGCAACTCGGCCTGACCAAGGACTGGATGGTGCGGATCGTCAAGGCGGTCGGCAATTACGGCGAGTCCTTCGAGCGCAACGTCGGCTCCGGCTCCAAGCTCGGCATCGCCCGCGGCCTCAACAATCTATGGAGCAAGGGCGGTATCCAGTACGCGCCGCCGATCCGCTAG
- the metC gene encoding cystathionine beta-lyase: MSFSNDGPSNPQEPETRLVTAGRDTKGQRGFVNPAVYRGSTVLYPTAEDLHAHRAEFSYGRHGTPTTQALQNVLMSLEGPQCAGVGLAPSGLAAITTTLLSVLKAGDHLLVTDNVYRPSRNFCNGMLARYGVEVGYFDPLIGAGIEKLFKPNTRAVLVEAPGSQSFEMSDIPAIAEVAHARGAFVIDDNTWATPLFHRSLDQGVDISMQAATKYIGGHSDIMFGTISANAKAWPLLAEGIRLLGVCAGPDDVFLALRGTRTLSVRLAQHYRSGLEMARWLAGRPEVLQVLHPALESHPGHAIWKRDFTGASGLFSIVLKPVAQKAVDALLDAVRLFGMGYSWGGFESLIIPFDCDPYRTATKWSPGGPTLRLHIGLENVDDLKADLERGFAALKAAA; encoded by the coding sequence ATGAGCTTTTCGAACGACGGTCCGTCCAACCCGCAAGAACCCGAAACCAGACTGGTCACCGCCGGCCGTGACACCAAGGGACAGAGGGGGTTCGTCAATCCGGCGGTGTACCGCGGGTCGACCGTGCTCTACCCGACCGCGGAGGACCTGCACGCCCACCGCGCCGAATTCTCCTACGGGCGTCATGGCACCCCGACCACGCAGGCGTTGCAGAACGTACTGATGTCGCTGGAAGGACCGCAATGCGCCGGCGTCGGCCTGGCGCCGTCGGGCCTGGCCGCGATCACCACCACGCTACTTTCGGTCTTGAAGGCCGGCGACCATCTGCTGGTGACCGACAACGTTTACCGCCCCTCGCGCAACTTCTGCAACGGCATGCTGGCCCGCTACGGCGTCGAGGTCGGCTATTTCGATCCGCTGATCGGCGCCGGGATCGAGAAACTGTTCAAACCGAACACCAGAGCGGTTCTGGTCGAGGCGCCCGGCTCGCAGTCGTTTGAAATGAGCGACATCCCTGCCATCGCCGAAGTGGCCCATGCGAGGGGCGCGTTCGTCATCGACGACAATACCTGGGCGACGCCCTTGTTTCACCGCTCGCTCGACCAGGGCGTCGACATCAGCATGCAGGCCGCCACCAAATATATCGGCGGCCATTCCGACATCATGTTCGGCACGATTTCGGCGAACGCAAAAGCCTGGCCGCTGCTCGCCGAGGGCATTCGCCTGCTCGGCGTGTGTGCCGGGCCCGACGACGTATTCCTGGCGCTGCGCGGCACCCGCACGCTGTCGGTGCGGCTCGCGCAGCATTATCGCTCCGGCCTCGAAATGGCGCGCTGGCTCGCCGGCCGCCCCGAAGTCCTGCAGGTTTTGCATCCGGCGCTCGAAAGCCACCCCGGCCATGCGATCTGGAAGCGCGACTTCACCGGCGCCTCCGGCCTGTTCAGCATCGTGCTGAAGCCGGTCGCCCAAAAGGCGGTCGATGCCCTGCTCGATGCCGTCAGGCTGTTCGGCATGGGCTATTCGTGGGGCGGCTTCGAAAGCCTCATCATCCCGTTCGACTGCGATCCTTACCGCACCGCGACCAAATGGTCCCCCGGCGGGCCGACGCTGCGGCTCCACATCGGCCTGGAGAATGTCGATGATCTCAAGGCCGATCTCGAGCGCGGCTTTGCGGCGTTGAAGGCTGCCGCGTAA
- the cpaB gene encoding Flp pilus assembly protein CpaB: protein MNIARVVVLTIALSAGGVAAYLARGTEEQSRPAAEPVAQLPTVEILVAKSDIGLGQAVKPEHLQWQAWPAATAGNNLINRASQAEAIKEIAGSIARSPFFAGEPIREQKLVKANGSGFMAAILPTGLRALSTEISPETGAGGFILPNDRVDVILSKREKNPDSKGLDVVQSEIILSNIRVLAIDQAPKEKEGSNSLVGRTATLELKPEQAETLARARQSGTLSLALRSITDVNAAEGRSEDQVQQRNESVNVVRYGVANQTTAQK from the coding sequence ATGAACATCGCACGTGTCGTCGTTCTGACCATCGCATTGAGTGCCGGCGGTGTTGCCGCCTATCTCGCCCGTGGCACCGAAGAACAATCCCGCCCAGCCGCCGAACCCGTCGCACAATTGCCGACGGTGGAAATTCTGGTCGCGAAGTCCGACATCGGGCTCGGCCAGGCCGTCAAGCCCGAGCACCTGCAATGGCAGGCCTGGCCGGCCGCAACCGCCGGCAACAATCTGATCAACCGCGCCAGCCAGGCCGAGGCCATCAAGGAAATCGCCGGCTCGATCGCGCGCAGCCCGTTCTTCGCTGGCGAGCCGATCCGCGAACAGAAACTGGTCAAGGCCAATGGCTCTGGCTTCATGGCAGCCATCCTGCCGACCGGCTTGCGGGCGCTCTCGACCGAGATCTCGCCGGAAACCGGCGCCGGCGGCTTCATCCTGCCCAACGACCGTGTCGACGTCATCCTCTCCAAGCGCGAAAAGAATCCAGACAGCAAGGGGCTCGACGTCGTCCAGTCGGAAATCATTCTCTCCAACATCCGCGTGTTGGCGATCGATCAGGCGCCGAAAGAAAAAGAGGGCAGCAACTCCCTCGTCGGCCGCACCGCCACACTCGAACTGAAGCCCGAGCAGGCCGAGACGCTGGCGCGTGCGCGCCAGAGCGGCACGCTATCGCTCGCGCTGCGCAGCATCACCGATGTCAACGCGGCCGAAGGCCGGTCCGAAGACCAGGTTCAACAACGAAACGAGAGCGTCAACGTGGTTCGCTACGGAGTCGCCAATCAAACGACGGCACAGAAGTGA
- a CDS encoding type II and III secretion system protein family protein, whose product MKFGENQSATRTVAARTLLLSAVAALTLGPLLPVVAAESEKDPVTTSAIGPVKMRFLSLGIGKSVVVDLPRDVKDVLVADPKIANAVIRSPQRAYIIGGAVGQTNVVFFDGDGQQIASYDIAIKRDLNGVRAALRQSLPGIQIEGVGDSVLLTGSVSSPVEAQQAGEIAARLVGGSEKVVNSIVVRGRDQVMLKVTVAEVRRDVVKQMGVDLSAQLNVGNTTVNFNNTNPFTANNAPLVPGNGLGIAAGTMPSVQAVLRAMEKAGVVKTLAEPNLTAISGESATFISGGEFPIPTGVSCQTTTGGGIGNCVQTVAFKKFGISLNFTPVVLSEGRISLRVMTEVSEVSTENSLTGGQGGTTIPSIKTRRAETTLEIPSGGSMAMAGLIQEQTKQAINGLPGLDQLPVLGALFRSQDFVNNQTELMVIVTPYVVRAVAQKELSRPDDGFAPASDSQSTLLGRINRIYGVAARIDPVSDLQSNFGFIID is encoded by the coding sequence ATGAAGTTTGGGGAAAATCAGTCAGCGACGCGAACCGTGGCGGCGCGCACCTTGTTATTGTCGGCCGTCGCCGCGCTGACGCTCGGCCCGTTGCTGCCCGTCGTCGCAGCCGAATCCGAGAAGGATCCGGTGACGACGTCTGCCATCGGCCCGGTCAAGATGCGTTTCCTCTCGCTCGGCATCGGCAAGTCGGTGGTCGTCGACCTGCCGCGCGACGTGAAGGACGTGCTGGTCGCCGATCCGAAGATCGCCAACGCCGTCATTCGCTCCCCGCAACGCGCCTATATCATCGGCGGCGCCGTCGGCCAGACCAATGTGGTGTTTTTCGACGGCGACGGCCAGCAGATCGCTTCCTACGACATCGCGATCAAGCGTGACCTCAACGGCGTGCGCGCCGCGCTGCGGCAGTCGTTGCCGGGAATTCAGATCGAGGGCGTCGGCGACAGCGTGCTGCTGACCGGCTCGGTCTCTAGCCCGGTCGAAGCCCAGCAGGCCGGCGAGATAGCCGCGCGGCTGGTCGGCGGGTCCGAGAAGGTAGTCAACTCGATCGTCGTTCGCGGCCGCGACCAGGTGATGTTGAAGGTCACTGTCGCGGAGGTCCGGCGAGATGTCGTCAAACAGATGGGTGTCGATCTCAGCGCCCAATTGAATGTCGGCAATACGACTGTGAATTTCAACAATACCAATCCCTTCACTGCAAACAACGCCCCCCTCGTGCCTGGCAATGGCCTTGGCATAGCAGCCGGCACCATGCCGTCGGTCCAGGCCGTGCTTCGCGCGATGGAAAAGGCCGGTGTCGTGAAGACGCTCGCCGAACCCAATCTGACAGCGATCTCCGGCGAATCCGCAACGTTTATCTCAGGTGGTGAATTTCCCATTCCGACCGGCGTGAGCTGCCAAACAACAACAGGCGGTGGCATCGGAAATTGCGTCCAGACAGTCGCGTTCAAGAAATTTGGCATCTCGCTCAACTTCACGCCGGTCGTACTGTCTGAGGGTCGGATCAGCTTGCGGGTGATGACGGAAGTTTCGGAAGTCTCGACCGAAAACTCTCTGACTGGCGGCCAAGGTGGGACAACCATTCCCTCGATCAAGACCCGCCGCGCCGAGACGACGCTGGAAATACCCTCCGGCGGCTCGATGGCGATGGCCGGCCTGATCCAGGAGCAAACCAAGCAGGCCATCAACGGGCTGCCGGGGCTCGATCAATTGCCGGTGCTGGGCGCGCTGTTCCGCAGCCAGGACTTCGTCAACAACCAAACCGAGCTGATGGTCATCGTGACGCCCTACGTCGTGCGCGCGGTCGCGCAGAAGGAGCTGTCGCGGCCCGACGACGGGTTTGCGCCGGCATCCGACTCCCAATCCACGCTGCTCGGGCGCATCAACCGGATCTACGGCGTCGCCGCTCGCATCGATCCCGTCAGCGACCTTCAGAGCAATTTCGGCTTCATCATCGATTGA
- a CDS encoding CpaD family pilus assembly protein, translating to MTTKIPLHRVKALGILGALLGLSAALGACTPQTTEIVTASVSDDYRHRHPIAVTEANHSIVVFVGHARGGLSGPQRTDVMGLARTWAREGTGAIIADVPIDTPNARAAAATFREIQSVLVAGGVPSRAITLHHYRPDDIRTLPTIRLSYPKIKAVAGPCGLWPQDLGPNIDNVTYNENRSYHNFGCATQRNLAAMIDNPADLEQPRPETAAYTPRRNIAFDKYRKGVATETTYPEADKAKLSDTGK from the coding sequence ATGACAACGAAAATTCCGCTCCATCGCGTCAAGGCTTTGGGCATTCTTGGTGCCCTCCTCGGCCTTTCGGCGGCGCTCGGCGCCTGTACGCCGCAGACCACTGAAATCGTGACTGCCAGCGTATCCGATGATTACCGCCACCGTCATCCGATCGCGGTAACCGAAGCCAACCATTCGATCGTCGTGTTCGTGGGTCATGCCCGCGGCGGCCTCTCCGGGCCGCAACGCACCGACGTCATGGGCCTGGCGCGGACATGGGCGCGCGAAGGCACCGGCGCGATCATTGCGGACGTCCCGATAGATACGCCCAACGCCCGCGCGGCTGCGGCGACGTTTCGGGAAATCCAGTCGGTGCTGGTGGCGGGCGGCGTGCCCTCGCGCGCCATCACGCTGCATCACTACCGTCCCGACGATATCAGGACCTTGCCGACGATCAGGCTGAGTTATCCGAAGATCAAGGCAGTGGCCGGTCCGTGCGGCCTGTGGCCGCAAGACCTCGGCCCGAACATCGACAACGTCACCTACAACGAAAACCGCTCCTATCACAATTTTGGCTGCGCCACCCAGCGCAACCTGGCGGCGATGATCGACAATCCGGCCGACCTCGAGCAGCCGCGCCCCGAGACGGCCGCCTACACGCCGCGGCGCAATATCGCCTTTGACAAATATCGCAAGGGCGTTGCGACCGAGACCACCTACCCCGAAGCCGACAAGGCCAAACTCAGCGATACAGGCAAATGA